In Ficedula albicollis isolate OC2 chromosome 19, FicAlb1.5, whole genome shotgun sequence, one DNA window encodes the following:
- the DHX40 gene encoding probable ATP-dependent RNA helicase DHX40 isoform X1, with product MDAPALPIRRSRRQLVEAVRERPFLIVTGETGSGKSTQLPRYLYEAGLAEHGAIGVTQPRRVATVSVAQRVAEEMGCALGALVGYQVRFDDCTSEDTAIRYMTDGCLLRQILTDPLLSKYSVIVLDEAHERSLSTDILFGLLKKLFLQKQPAGRRTEMKVVVMSATLEVEKLSEFFGHCPVLHIPGRSYPVKEIFCNLLSPRDVGSSAYVTEAVKVTLDVHLNEPEGDILVFLTGQNEIERACDLLFKKAESIDYRYEVHDRAVEGLLILPLYGSMSTDQQKRIFLPAPRGIRKCVVSTNIAATSLTIEGVRYVVDSGFVKQLNHNPRVSLDILEVVPISKSEAKQRAGRAGRTSAGKSFGLYSREFWEQCMPEHTLPEIRRSSLTSVILTLKCLSVHDVIRFPYLDPPEERHILEALKELYQCNAIDRRGHVTRLGEFLVQFPLPPKLSCAVIKAASLGCEDLLLPIAAMLSVENVFIRPGDPQKQKEAELQHQELASQVGGCNDFATLLNIFEQCKASESPSAWCKEYWIHWRAVKSAFSVERQLREITTKLKQLPDFPKETFEGSRTEILRRCLCAGYFINVARRSAARTFCTMDGHGSIVYIHPSSTLYNQETLLEWIIFHEVAVTSKIYVRTVCPVRYEWLRELLPRLHQLDAHELSSVAREEVTEEEITRWEQREELKRQCEGVTDSSARKMERRNDEQSIQDARARYLERKQQRAQGLSGPEKEMG from the exons ATGGACGCGCCCGCCCTGCCCATCCGCCGCTCCCGCCGCCAGCTGGTGGAGGCCGTGCGGGAGCGGCCCTTCCTCATCGTCACCGGCGAGACGGGCAGCGGCAAAAGCACGCAGCTGCCCAGGTACCTCTACGAGGCAG GCCTGGCGGAGCACGGCGCCATCGGGGTGACGCAGCCGCGGCGCGTGGCCACCGTGTCGGTGGCGCAGCGGGTGGCCGAGGAGatgggctgtgccctgggggctCTCGTGGGCTACCAGGTCCGCTTCGACGACTGCACCTCCGAG GACACTGCCATCAGGTACATGACCGACGGGTGCCTTCTGAGGCAAATCCTCACCGACCCCCTGCTCAGCAAGTACAGCGTCATCGTTCTGGATGAAGCCCACGAGAGGAGCCTCAGCACT gatattttatttggtttgctGAAGAAACTGTTCCTGCAGAAgcagccagcaggcaggaggacaGAAATGAAGGTGGTGGTGATGTCAGCCACCCTGGAGGTGGAAAAGCTCTCAGAATTCTTTGGgcactgcccagtgctgcacatTCCAGGGAGAAGCTACCCTGTCAAGGAGATATTCTGCAacctgctgagccccagggatgtgggCAGCTCTGCCTATGTCACAGAG GCTGTGAAGGTCACCCTGGATGTTCACTTAAATGAACCAGAAGGTGACATCCTGGTTTTCCTCACAG GCCAGAATGAGATAGAAAGAGCTTGTGATTTGCTTTTCAAGAAGGCAGAATCCATCGATTACCGGTACGAGGTGCACGACCGGGCTGTGGAGGGGCTCCTCATCCTGCCCCTCTATGGCTCCATGTCCACAG ATCAAcagaaaaggatatttttgcCAGCTCCCAGAGGCATCAGAAAATGTGTGGTCTCCACGAACATTGCTGCAACATCTCTGACCATTGAAGGAGTCAG gtatgTGGTGGACAGTGGCTTTGTGAAGCAGTTGAATCATAATCCCCGAGTTAGTTTGGACATCCTGGAGGTGGTTCCCATCTCAAA GAGTGAAGCCAAGCAGCGAGCTGGCCGTGCTGGCCGGACATCAGCAGGGAAAAGTTTTGGGTTGTACAGCAGGGAGTTCTGGGAGCAGTGCATGCCTGAGCACACCCTGCCAGAGatcaggaggagcagcctcaCCTCTGTCATCCTCACCTTGAAATGCCTCTCCGTGCACGACGTCATCAG ATTTCCCTATTTGGACCCCCCTGAAGAAAGACATATTTTGGAAGCTCTGAAGGAACTTTACCAGTGCAATGCTATTGACAG GAGAGGCCATGTGACCAGACTGGGAGAATTCCTGGTGCagtttcccctccctcccaagctgtcctgtgctgtgataaaagctgcttccctgggctgtgAGGATCTCCTGCTTCCCATTGCAGCCATGCTGTCTGTGGAAAACGTCTTCATCCGTCCAG GTGATCCTCAGAAGCAAAAGGAGGCTGAGCTTCAACACCAGGAACTTGCCTCACAAGTGGGAGGATGCAATGACTTTGCAACcctcttaaatatttttgaacagTGCAAAGCAAG CGAGTCTCCTTCAGCCTGGTGCAAGGAATACTGGATCCATTGGAGAGCTGTGAAATCTGCTTTTAGTGTGGAAAGACAGTTGAGGGAAATAACCACTAAACTGAAACAG ctgccagaCTTCCCTAAAGAGACATTTGAAGGCTCCAGAACTGAAATCCTGAGGAGATGCCTGTGTGCAGGATACTTCATCAACGTTGCTAGGAG atctgCAGCCAGGACATTCTGTACCATGGATGGACATGGCAGCATAGTCTACATCCATCCTTCATCCACA CTCTACAACCAGGAGACCCTGCTGGAGTGGATCATCTTCCACGAGGTGGCCGTCACCTCCAAGATCTACGTGCGCACCGTGTGCCCCGTGCGCTACGAGTGGCTccgggagctgctgcccaggctgcaccAGCTGGATGCCCACGAGCTCAGCAGCGTGGCCAGGGAAGAGGTGACTGAGGAGGAAATAaccaggtgggagcagagggaggagctgAAAAGGCAGTGTG AAGGAGTCACAGACAGCTCTGCAAGGAAGATGGAGAGGAGGAATGATGAGCAATCCATCCAGGATGCCCGAGCTCGGTACCTGGAGAGGAAGCAGCAAAGAGCTCAGGGTTTGAGTGGcccagagaaggaaatggggtaa
- the DHX40 gene encoding probable ATP-dependent RNA helicase DHX40 isoform X2, giving the protein MDAPALPIRRSRRQLVEAVRERPFLIVTGETGSGKSTQLPRYLYEAGLAEHGAIGVTQPRRVATVSVAQRVAEEMGCALGALVGYQVRFDDCTSEDTAIRYMTDGCLLRQILTDPLLSKYSVIVLDEAHERSLSTDILFGLLKKLFLQKQPAGRRTEMKVVVMSATLEVEKLSEFFGHCPVLHIPGRSYPVKEIFCNLLSPRDVGSSAYVTEAVKVTLDVHLNEPEGDILVFLTGQNEIERACDLLFKKAESIDYRYEVHDRAVEGLLILPLYGSMSTDQQKRIFLPAPRGIRKCVVSTNIAATSLTIEGVRYVVDSGFVKQLNHNPRVSLDILEVVPISKSEAKQRAGRAGRTSAGKSFGLYSREFWEQCMPEHTLPEIRRSSLTSVILTLKCLSVHDVIRFPYLDPPEERHILEALKELYQCNAIDRRGHVTRLGEFLVQFPLPPKLSCAVIKAASLGCEDLLLPIAAMLSVENVFIRPGDPQKQKEAELQHQELASQVGGCNDFATLLNIFEQCKASESPSAWCKEYWIHWRAVKSAFSVERQLREITTKLKQLPDFPKETFEGSRTEILRRCLCAGYFINVARRSAARTFCTMDGHGSIVYIHPSSTLYNQETLLEWIIFHEVAVTSKIYVRTVCPVRYEWLRELLPRLHQLDAHELSSVAREEVTEEEITRWEQREELKRQCGVTDSSARKMERRNDEQSIQDARARYLERKQQRAQGLSGPEKEMG; this is encoded by the exons ATGGACGCGCCCGCCCTGCCCATCCGCCGCTCCCGCCGCCAGCTGGTGGAGGCCGTGCGGGAGCGGCCCTTCCTCATCGTCACCGGCGAGACGGGCAGCGGCAAAAGCACGCAGCTGCCCAGGTACCTCTACGAGGCAG GCCTGGCGGAGCACGGCGCCATCGGGGTGACGCAGCCGCGGCGCGTGGCCACCGTGTCGGTGGCGCAGCGGGTGGCCGAGGAGatgggctgtgccctgggggctCTCGTGGGCTACCAGGTCCGCTTCGACGACTGCACCTCCGAG GACACTGCCATCAGGTACATGACCGACGGGTGCCTTCTGAGGCAAATCCTCACCGACCCCCTGCTCAGCAAGTACAGCGTCATCGTTCTGGATGAAGCCCACGAGAGGAGCCTCAGCACT gatattttatttggtttgctGAAGAAACTGTTCCTGCAGAAgcagccagcaggcaggaggacaGAAATGAAGGTGGTGGTGATGTCAGCCACCCTGGAGGTGGAAAAGCTCTCAGAATTCTTTGGgcactgcccagtgctgcacatTCCAGGGAGAAGCTACCCTGTCAAGGAGATATTCTGCAacctgctgagccccagggatgtgggCAGCTCTGCCTATGTCACAGAG GCTGTGAAGGTCACCCTGGATGTTCACTTAAATGAACCAGAAGGTGACATCCTGGTTTTCCTCACAG GCCAGAATGAGATAGAAAGAGCTTGTGATTTGCTTTTCAAGAAGGCAGAATCCATCGATTACCGGTACGAGGTGCACGACCGGGCTGTGGAGGGGCTCCTCATCCTGCCCCTCTATGGCTCCATGTCCACAG ATCAAcagaaaaggatatttttgcCAGCTCCCAGAGGCATCAGAAAATGTGTGGTCTCCACGAACATTGCTGCAACATCTCTGACCATTGAAGGAGTCAG gtatgTGGTGGACAGTGGCTTTGTGAAGCAGTTGAATCATAATCCCCGAGTTAGTTTGGACATCCTGGAGGTGGTTCCCATCTCAAA GAGTGAAGCCAAGCAGCGAGCTGGCCGTGCTGGCCGGACATCAGCAGGGAAAAGTTTTGGGTTGTACAGCAGGGAGTTCTGGGAGCAGTGCATGCCTGAGCACACCCTGCCAGAGatcaggaggagcagcctcaCCTCTGTCATCCTCACCTTGAAATGCCTCTCCGTGCACGACGTCATCAG ATTTCCCTATTTGGACCCCCCTGAAGAAAGACATATTTTGGAAGCTCTGAAGGAACTTTACCAGTGCAATGCTATTGACAG GAGAGGCCATGTGACCAGACTGGGAGAATTCCTGGTGCagtttcccctccctcccaagctgtcctgtgctgtgataaaagctgcttccctgggctgtgAGGATCTCCTGCTTCCCATTGCAGCCATGCTGTCTGTGGAAAACGTCTTCATCCGTCCAG GTGATCCTCAGAAGCAAAAGGAGGCTGAGCTTCAACACCAGGAACTTGCCTCACAAGTGGGAGGATGCAATGACTTTGCAACcctcttaaatatttttgaacagTGCAAAGCAAG CGAGTCTCCTTCAGCCTGGTGCAAGGAATACTGGATCCATTGGAGAGCTGTGAAATCTGCTTTTAGTGTGGAAAGACAGTTGAGGGAAATAACCACTAAACTGAAACAG ctgccagaCTTCCCTAAAGAGACATTTGAAGGCTCCAGAACTGAAATCCTGAGGAGATGCCTGTGTGCAGGATACTTCATCAACGTTGCTAGGAG atctgCAGCCAGGACATTCTGTACCATGGATGGACATGGCAGCATAGTCTACATCCATCCTTCATCCACA CTCTACAACCAGGAGACCCTGCTGGAGTGGATCATCTTCCACGAGGTGGCCGTCACCTCCAAGATCTACGTGCGCACCGTGTGCCCCGTGCGCTACGAGTGGCTccgggagctgctgcccaggctgcaccAGCTGGATGCCCACGAGCTCAGCAGCGTGGCCAGGGAAGAGGTGACTGAGGAGGAAATAaccaggtgggagcagagggaggagctgAAAAGGCAGTGTG GAGTCACAGACAGCTCTGCAAGGAAGATGGAGAGGAGGAATGATGAGCAATCCATCCAGGATGCCCGAGCTCGGTACCTGGAGAGGAAGCAGCAAAGAGCTCAGGGTTTGAGTGGcccagagaaggaaatggggtaa